One genomic segment of Occultella kanbiaonis includes these proteins:
- a CDS encoding PLP-dependent aminotransferase family protein has product MKASEIRALFAVANRPEVVSLAGGMPFLAGLPLDNIADLTQRLLTERGAVALQYGSGQGEEALREQILEVMSLEGIKAHSDDVVVTTGSQQALDLVTRIFVDPGDVVVAEAPSYVGALGVFRAYQADVVHVDMDDAGLIPEALEATLTRLDAEGRRVKLLYTVPNFHNPAGVTLSLERRPRIVEIAKRHGVLVLEDNPYGLLGFDGDPLPALHSYDPEAVVYLGSFSKTFAPGYRVGWAVAPHAVRERLVLASESAILCPSMMSQLSVSTYLSTCDWRGQVKSFREVYRERRDAMLAALAEHMPAATWTVPAGGFYTWVTLPAGLDAQAMLPRAVTGLVAYVPGTAFYADGQGQDHMRLSFCYPTPERIQEGVRRLATVVNDEYELVRMFGTGAATQVVRGTQAPSPNQA; this is encoded by the coding sequence ATGAAGGCCTCGGAGATCCGGGCCCTGTTCGCCGTCGCGAACCGCCCCGAGGTGGTCTCCCTTGCCGGTGGCATGCCGTTCCTGGCCGGACTGCCGCTGGACAACATCGCCGACCTCACCCAGCGGCTCCTCACCGAGCGGGGCGCCGTCGCCCTGCAGTACGGCTCCGGTCAGGGCGAGGAGGCACTGCGTGAGCAGATCCTCGAGGTGATGTCCCTCGAGGGCATCAAGGCGCACTCCGACGACGTCGTGGTGACCACAGGCTCCCAGCAGGCACTGGATCTGGTGACGCGGATCTTTGTCGACCCGGGCGACGTGGTCGTCGCCGAGGCCCCGAGCTACGTGGGCGCGCTCGGCGTCTTCCGCGCCTACCAGGCGGATGTCGTGCATGTGGACATGGACGACGCGGGGCTCATCCCCGAGGCCCTGGAGGCCACCCTCACCCGGCTCGACGCGGAGGGGCGCCGGGTCAAGCTGCTGTACACGGTCCCGAACTTCCACAACCCCGCCGGGGTCACGCTCTCCCTCGAACGACGCCCGCGGATCGTCGAGATCGCCAAGCGGCACGGCGTCCTGGTGCTCGAGGACAACCCGTACGGTCTCCTCGGCTTCGACGGCGACCCGTTGCCCGCACTGCACTCCTACGACCCCGAGGCGGTCGTCTACCTCGGCTCGTTCTCGAAGACGTTCGCCCCCGGGTACCGCGTGGGCTGGGCCGTGGCCCCGCACGCCGTGCGGGAACGCCTCGTGCTGGCCAGCGAGTCGGCGATCCTGTGCCCGTCGATGATGAGCCAGCTCTCGGTCTCCACCTACCTGAGCACCTGCGACTGGCGGGGGCAGGTCAAGTCCTTCCGGGAGGTCTACCGGGAACGTCGGGACGCCATGCTCGCCGCCCTGGCCGAGCACATGCCGGCCGCCACCTGGACGGTGCCCGCCGGCGGGTTCTACACCTGGGTCACGTTGCCCGCGGGCCTCGACGCGCAGGCGATGCTTCCGCGCGCCGTCACCGGCCTGGTCGCCTACGTGCCGGGCACGGCCTTCTACGCGGATGGTCAGGGTCAGGACCACATGCGGCTCTCGTTCTGCTATCCCACACCCGAACGCATCCAGGAGGGCGTCCGCCGCCTCGCGACCGTCGTCAACGACGAGTACGAACTGGTGCGGATGTTCGGGACCGGGGCCGCCACCCAGGTGGTCCGCGGGACCCAAGCCCCCTCCCCGAACCAGGCCTGA